In one Desulfoferula mesophila genomic region, the following are encoded:
- a CDS encoding IclR family transcriptional regulator, giving the protein MRDRMFVKSVGKGIAILELLGSSTEPLSLTQMAERLETNKTTVQRFLYTLMELGYVRILAGKRYMLGNKVLSLAFQFLNSEGVFSIARPYLEDLSSNLERSVSMGVLDGDEVLVIFRKERTRFYPFAVYVGSRVPAHCTTMGKVLLAALPIEKAKELLHKMNLFKVTPNTVINKNGILKDLKVTRERGYAISDGEFSLDLYSIGVPLLNHEGQVVASVALSLNISDKGLQKTVDNALDKLLKTGKIISQGLGYEGSYPVIPA; this is encoded by the coding sequence TTGCGTGACAGAATGTTCGTCAAGTCAGTGGGTAAGGGAATTGCCATTTTGGAACTTCTGGGCAGTTCTACCGAGCCTCTTTCCCTAACTCAGATGGCCGAACGTCTGGAAACTAACAAGACTACCGTACAGCGTTTTCTCTACACCCTGATGGAACTGGGATACGTGCGCATTCTCGCAGGCAAACGCTATATGCTAGGCAACAAGGTGCTCAGCCTAGCCTTCCAGTTTCTAAACAGCGAGGGTGTATTCAGCATCGCCCGCCCCTACCTTGAGGATTTATCCAGCAATCTAGAACGCAGCGTGAGCATGGGTGTTTTGGATGGGGATGAGGTATTGGTGATCTTCCGCAAGGAGCGTACCCGTTTTTATCCATTCGCCGTGTATGTGGGCTCACGAGTACCCGCCCATTGCACCACCATGGGCAAGGTACTCTTGGCGGCCCTGCCCATCGAGAAAGCCAAAGAACTACTGCACAAGATGAACCTGTTCAAAGTGACCCCCAACACAGTGATTAACAAGAACGGAATCCTAAAGGATCTAAAGGTCACCAGGGAACGTGGCTACGCGATATCCGACGGAGAATTTTCTCTGGATTTGTATTCTATCGGAGTCCCCCTGCTCAACCATGAGGGCCAAGTGGTAGCTTCGGTGGCGTTGTCGCTTAACATCAGCGACAAAGGGTTGCAAAAGACCGTTGATAATGCGTTGGACAAACTACTGAAAACGGGAAAAATAATTTCTCAGGGACTGGGGTACGAAGGATCCTATCCGGTAATTCCTGCTTAG
- a CDS encoding acyl-CoA dehydrogenase family protein, with protein MESIFLTEKEQAYALEAREFFKLEARSHVLAMDRDNKYPFELLKKMGEKGYIGVRFPAKYGGGGLDMMHEALVNEETAAQSYALACARSVPHHCAFIIANYGSEEQKRKYLPGIFTADILTAECITEPTGGSDAVRMKTKAELKGDKWVINGEKRFQASGAVADLFVVFAMTEHDVHPSKGMSVFAVEKDAPGIVAMEEFDTLGWRGLRIVSELIFDGTEIPKENLIGERGQGFPILMDMLNSERILVASGLLGTARTCLEIATAYTMEREAFHRPIRNFEGVSFKVAEMATRLEAASLLRFKAARMLDMGQDVTKVAAMAKGFAAENSYWVANEALQVMGGIGYTTKHDIERHFRDIRGGMVAVGTNEIMKLVVQREHYLDFAKDKEKVG; from the coding sequence ATGGAATCCATTTTCCTGACAGAAAAGGAGCAGGCCTACGCTCTCGAGGCCAGAGAGTTTTTTAAGCTTGAAGCCCGCTCTCATGTTTTGGCTATGGACCGCGATAATAAGTATCCCTTTGAATTGCTAAAGAAAATGGGCGAAAAGGGCTATATTGGCGTACGTTTTCCTGCCAAGTACGGCGGTGGCGGATTGGACATGATGCATGAGGCCCTGGTCAACGAGGAGACCGCGGCCCAATCTTACGCACTGGCCTGCGCCCGCAGCGTGCCCCACCACTGCGCCTTTATCATCGCCAACTACGGTAGCGAAGAGCAGAAGCGCAAGTATCTACCCGGCATCTTTACTGCCGACATCCTCACCGCGGAGTGCATAACAGAGCCCACCGGCGGTTCGGACGCGGTCCGCATGAAAACTAAGGCTGAGCTCAAGGGCGACAAGTGGGTCATCAATGGCGAGAAGCGCTTCCAAGCTTCTGGCGCGGTGGCTGACCTGTTTGTGGTGTTCGCCATGACCGAGCATGACGTACACCCCAGCAAGGGCATGAGTGTCTTCGCGGTGGAGAAGGATGCGCCGGGCATCGTGGCCATGGAGGAGTTCGACACGTTGGGCTGGAGAGGCCTGCGCATCGTCTCGGAACTGATCTTCGATGGCACCGAGATTCCCAAGGAAAATCTCATCGGCGAACGGGGGCAAGGCTTCCCCATCCTCATGGACATGCTCAACAGTGAGCGTATTCTGGTAGCTAGCGGTCTGCTTGGCACCGCTCGCACATGCCTGGAGATAGCCACCGCTTACACCATGGAGCGCGAGGCCTTCCACCGGCCCATACGCAATTTTGAGGGTGTAAGCTTCAAGGTGGCGGAGATGGCCACCCGCCTGGAGGCGGCCAGCCTGCTTCGCTTCAAGGCAGCGCGCATGCTGGACATGGGACAGGATGTGACCAAGGTAGCGGCCATGGCCAAGGGTTTTGCGGCTGAAAATTCCTATTGGGTGGCCAATGAAGCCCTGCAGGTCATGGGTGGTATCGGATACACTACTAAGCACGACATAGAGCGGCACTTCCGCGACATTCGGGGTGGCATGGTAGCGGTGGGCACCAATGAGATTATGAAGCTGGTGGTGCAGCGGGAACACTACCTAGATTTCGCCAAGGACAAGGAAAAGGTTGGCTAG
- a CDS encoding lipoate--protein ligase family protein produces MAHLRLLTTEYTYAELSTSISPAIEKYLEEQRSPNTLVVNFFRANSITIGVLEDPEKSLNLDFCREHGIEVRRRQNPGGAVFGTQGSVMTCLYLDLGQDWVPFKSIREAFPYFIERMAAVISEQFGLKASYRPVNDIEVGGRKLVATSARLEAEILTLRSVINVFPVDRELIAGAIIARPEKFADKVHKDGGARFTCFQDELGRALQRSEMHELAVATMQKVFGQEVILERGALTTEEQRFSHDYQDLYCSDEWYFANSERIRFAGADPSASRAEAYHKAPAGLMGLALLGLQGKVHDVILLADFHPSPYSVMGRLEDALRGQPLKLEALMAQVETVYNAPGVEIPGTELSDFATLLDKGLKQL; encoded by the coding sequence ATGGCCCATCTGCGCCTTTTGACCACCGAATACACCTATGCCGAGTTGTCCACCAGCATTTCGCCGGCCATCGAGAAATACTTGGAGGAGCAACGGTCCCCCAACACCCTGGTGGTAAACTTTTTCCGGGCCAACAGCATAACCATCGGGGTGCTGGAGGACCCCGAAAAATCCCTGAACCTGGATTTCTGCCGAGAGCACGGCATAGAAGTGCGCCGCCGGCAGAATCCGGGCGGTGCGGTGTTCGGCACCCAGGGCTCGGTGATGACCTGCCTCTATCTTGACCTGGGCCAGGACTGGGTGCCGTTTAAGAGCATCCGAGAGGCATTCCCTTATTTTATCGAGCGCATGGCCGCGGTGATCAGCGAGCAGTTTGGCCTAAAGGCAAGCTACCGGCCTGTGAACGACATAGAGGTCGGTGGACGCAAGCTGGTGGCCACTTCGGCCCGCCTGGAAGCTGAAATCTTGACCCTCCGTAGCGTGATCAATGTGTTCCCGGTGGACCGCGAACTGATCGCCGGAGCCATCATAGCGCGGCCCGAGAAGTTCGCTGACAAGGTCCACAAGGATGGCGGCGCCCGCTTCACCTGTTTTCAGGACGAGCTGGGCCGGGCTTTACAACGGTCGGAGATGCACGAGCTGGCGGTAGCCACCATGCAGAAAGTTTTCGGCCAGGAGGTCATCTTGGAGCGAGGCGCGCTGACCACCGAGGAGCAGCGTTTTTCTCATGACTATCAGGACCTCTACTGCTCGGATGAATGGTACTTCGCCAACAGCGAACGAATTCGCTTCGCCGGTGCCGATCCAAGCGCCAGCCGGGCCGAGGCCTATCACAAGGCACCAGCCGGGCTTATGGGGCTGGCCCTGCTGGGGCTGCAGGGTAAGGTGCACGACGTGATCCTGCTAGCCGACTTCCATCCCAGTCCCTACTCTGTGATGGGCCGCCTGGAAGACGCCCTGCGCGGTCAGCCCCTGAAGCTGGAGGCCCTGATGGCCCAGGTGGAAACAGTGTACAATGCCCCGGGAGTGGAGATACCCGGTACCGAGCTTAGCGACTTCGCTACCTTGCTGGACAAGGGGCTGAAGCAGCTTTGA
- a CDS encoding iron-sulfur cluster assembly scaffold protein produces the protein MLSDEIKSHIVSPRNQGVMPGAHGVGEVLGPVCGDQLVVYLHFNGGRIKRASFTTHGCWAAVAMASWITEIVKGLAPPEALEVDAEALAREQAGLPEDKWPCARLVSLALHRAVRDWQRRQQVGDPKENGVA, from the coding sequence ATGCTTTCCGATGAGATCAAATCGCATATCGTCTCCCCCCGCAACCAGGGAGTGATGCCCGGGGCCCACGGGGTGGGTGAGGTGCTAGGCCCGGTCTGCGGGGACCAACTAGTTGTTTATTTGCACTTCAATGGTGGGCGCATCAAACGGGCCAGCTTCACTACCCACGGCTGTTGGGCCGCAGTGGCCATGGCATCTTGGATAACCGAGATAGTCAAAGGGCTTGCTCCCCCCGAGGCCCTTGAAGTGGACGCCGAGGCACTGGCTCGTGAGCAGGCGGGACTGCCCGAAGATAAATGGCCCTGCGCCCGCCTTGTGTCCTTGGCCTTGCACAGGGCGGTGCGTGATTGGCAACGTAGACAACAAGTAGGCGATCCGAAAGAAAACGGTGTTGCTTGA
- a CDS encoding lipoyl protein ligase domain-containing protein — protein sequence MKKLRFIKCNDSYADFSTSISPAVEKGLEYGVASNTVLLNVFSTDSITSGYLDDPEKAIDLAFCEQAGIVVRRRQNTGGAVFGPKGGAFLCLYLNPRALGVPMTNIKDAFQVSLTAMAEAVEELWHIPARYRPLNDIEVEGRKLVPSSARLENGILTLRLLINVVNTDRAVLSKAIITNPEKVKDKAIKDVGARYTSLENELNREITGEDMEQLSRLTIAKMFGDDLELVPGQLTPEEEQYLKEYQKTYNSPEWFFANSERIRFKGAHPYAIKSEGNQKAVAGLIRVTLLSREGRMDDLIVTGDFHPSPYRVTRDIEHALRGKPCDLAVVRQELERIYAREDVEMAGIEIDDFMTAFAKAFGKEFGPQ from the coding sequence GTGAAGAAGTTGCGGTTCATCAAATGTAATGATTCCTATGCCGACTTTTCCACCAGTATTTCGCCCGCCGTGGAAAAAGGGCTGGAGTATGGAGTGGCATCGAACACAGTGCTACTAAATGTTTTTAGTACCGACAGCATCACATCGGGTTATTTAGACGACCCGGAAAAGGCCATTGACCTGGCGTTCTGTGAACAGGCGGGCATCGTGGTGCGCCGCCGCCAGAACACCGGCGGGGCTGTTTTTGGGCCTAAGGGCGGCGCTTTCCTCTGCCTCTACTTGAATCCACGCGCCCTAGGCGTGCCCATGACCAACATCAAGGACGCCTTCCAGGTGTCACTTACCGCCATGGCCGAGGCTGTGGAGGAATTGTGGCACATACCAGCCCGTTACCGCCCCCTTAACGACATAGAGGTCGAAGGACGCAAGCTTGTACCCAGTTCGGCTCGCCTTGAAAATGGGATTCTGACCTTACGGTTACTAATCAATGTGGTCAACACCGATCGCGCAGTGCTCAGCAAAGCCATTATCACCAACCCGGAGAAAGTGAAGGACAAAGCCATTAAGGATGTTGGAGCCCGTTATACCAGCCTTGAGAATGAGCTGAACCGCGAGATCACGGGAGAGGATATGGAGCAACTCTCCCGGCTTACCATAGCCAAGATGTTCGGAGACGACCTAGAGCTTGTCCCTGGTCAACTTACCCCTGAAGAGGAGCAATACCTCAAAGAATATCAAAAGACCTACAATTCGCCTGAGTGGTTCTTTGCCAACTCCGAGCGCATCCGTTTTAAGGGTGCCCACCCCTATGCAATCAAAAGCGAAGGCAACCAAAAAGCGGTGGCCGGCCTGATCCGGGTGACCCTGCTGAGCCGGGAGGGCCGAATGGATGACCTGATCGTAACCGGTGACTTCCATCCCTCGCCTTACCGAGTGACCCGGGATATTGAGCATGCACTGCGGGGTAAGCCATGTGACTTGGCGGTTGTACGGCAGGAACTGGAGCGCATATACGCCCGCGAGGATGTGGAGATGGCTGGCATTGAAATAGATGACTTCATGACCGCATTTGCCAAGGCCTTTGGCAAGGAATTTGGCCCACAGTAA
- a CDS encoding enoyl-CoA hydratase/isomerase family protein: MSDKLEARGYDRLLFEQRDAVLKVIINLPEKNNAINLEVRPELIDVFDKLQDDSSVKTVILTGAGNNFSFGGDLRSMEGIPGSMAAYDRMKYGQRLIKAMVDLPKPIIASVQGVAAGAAVSLVLASDLVIAAEQAKFVFAFIKVGLTPDWGQYFFLPLRVGMARSKQFMMEGGMISAKEAFDMGMINRIAPDAELDEQAWAWAQKLSKGATKAMSMVKAAMNCWPMNLSSYLDLEAGLQAIALTSGDHKEGREAFLEKRKPEFKGE; encoded by the coding sequence ATGTCCGACAAGTTGGAAGCTCGCGGTTACGATCGGCTCCTGTTCGAGCAAAGGGACGCCGTGCTAAAGGTTATCATCAACCTGCCTGAAAAGAATAACGCCATTAACTTGGAGGTCCGGCCTGAACTGATCGATGTGTTCGACAAGTTGCAGGACGACAGTTCGGTAAAAACGGTAATCCTTACTGGCGCGGGGAATAACTTCAGCTTTGGCGGTGACCTTCGTTCCATGGAAGGCATTCCGGGCTCCATGGCCGCATACGACCGCATGAAATACGGTCAGCGCCTTATCAAGGCCATGGTGGATCTACCCAAGCCGATCATCGCTTCGGTACAGGGCGTGGCTGCCGGTGCGGCGGTCAGCTTGGTTCTGGCTTCAGACCTGGTCATTGCTGCCGAACAGGCTAAGTTCGTTTTCGCTTTCATAAAGGTTGGGCTGACCCCCGATTGGGGACAATATTTCTTCCTGCCCCTCAGGGTGGGCATGGCCCGCAGCAAACAATTCATGATGGAAGGCGGCATGATTTCGGCAAAAGAAGCGTTTGATATGGGCATGATCAACCGCATTGCCCCAGACGCTGAGTTGGACGAGCAGGCTTGGGCCTGGGCACAAAAGCTGTCAAAGGGAGCCACCAAAGCCATGTCCATGGTCAAGGCGGCCATGAATTGCTGGCCTATGAACCTCAGCAGCTATCTAGACCTGGAGGCTGGGTTACAGGCGATTGCCCTGACCAGCGGCGATCACAAGGAAGGCCGTGAAGCATTTTTGGAAAAACGCAAACCTGAGTTCAAAGGCGAATAA
- a CDS encoding phenylacetate--CoA ligase family protein, with translation MKILEQLQAQLNHLEKIDYYRKRFADASVDPCAVNSLEDFARLPFTTAKDFQSELKKPPAQCSLFTPEVTRVNFSPSGQELYPVYHTNQDLETMHRVCARSLEAAGLSPQDSVAVTFGYHLFIAGLFYQGQLEYYGAKVIPLGPGESERAVKIINDLQISVLASNPTFAMKLAEQGIPSVHTLFVGGEPFTSVQGYPEKVRAAFDREITIIDSYSMALCMPIARSCRHNNGLHLMDDFVYAEVVDPDSGEPLPIGDKGELVLTHLHKQAAPLLRYRTGDLTVLERRQCACGRELTMPQSVIGRTDEMLKIKGIKFWPSQVATILRSYPSLSLNYRVEVDSVQGVDQLRLTVEGSLADDGELERLANHLKSETLLKFNTIETVDKLEQGPGVVDKRKGRSF, from the coding sequence ATGAAGATCTTGGAGCAACTGCAGGCTCAACTCAATCATCTCGAAAAGATAGATTATTACCGCAAGCGTTTTGCTGATGCATCGGTGGATCCGTGTGCTGTTAATTCCCTGGAGGACTTTGCCCGCCTGCCCTTTACCACGGCCAAAGACTTCCAGTCAGAGCTCAAAAAGCCACCCGCCCAGTGCTCCCTTTTCACCCCCGAGGTAACCCGGGTAAACTTCTCTCCCTCAGGTCAGGAGCTTTACCCGGTGTATCACACCAACCAGGATTTGGAGACTATGCACCGGGTCTGCGCCCGTTCCCTGGAAGCGGCCGGCTTGTCCCCCCAGGACTCGGTGGCGGTGACCTTCGGATACCACCTGTTCATCGCCGGCCTATTCTATCAGGGGCAGCTTGAATATTACGGCGCCAAGGTTATTCCCCTAGGTCCCGGCGAATCGGAGCGAGCGGTTAAGATAATCAACGATCTCCAAATAAGCGTATTGGCCTCCAACCCAACATTTGCCATGAAGCTGGCCGAACAGGGTATCCCTTCTGTTCACACCCTTTTTGTGGGTGGAGAGCCCTTCACTTCGGTGCAGGGCTACCCAGAAAAGGTGCGGGCTGCATTTGACCGGGAAATCACCATAATCGACTCCTACAGCATGGCCCTGTGCATGCCCATCGCCCGTTCCTGCCGTCACAACAATGGCCTGCACTTGATGGACGACTTTGTCTATGCTGAGGTGGTTGACCCGGACAGCGGAGAGCCTTTACCCATAGGCGACAAGGGCGAGCTCGTACTCACTCACCTTCACAAACAGGCCGCGCCCCTGCTGCGCTACCGAACTGGCGACCTTACGGTACTGGAGCGGCGCCAATGCGCATGTGGCCGCGAGCTGACCATGCCCCAAAGCGTGATTGGCCGCACCGATGAGATGCTTAAGATCAAGGGTATAAAATTCTGGCCCAGCCAGGTGGCCACGATCCTTCGCAGCTACCCTTCACTATCGCTTAACTACAGGGTAGAAGTAGATTCGGTGCAAGGGGTGGATCAACTGCGCCTGACCGTGGAGGGTTCTCTGGCCGACGATGGAGAACTTGAGCGGCTCGCAAATCACCTCAAAAGCGAAACGCTGCTTAAATTCAACACAATCGAGACAGTGGATAAACTGGAACAGGGCCCTGGTGTAGTGGACAAGCGCAAGGGGCGCTCCTTCTGA
- a CDS encoding GntR family transcriptional regulator — translation MAIQQRKTKSGVSNRRGVAIENAYTLIKHLIYYNLLAPGQKIIYGDISRRLNTSTTPVMQALNRLEASGFVTYVPNQGYFVGEITMDETLELFEAREAMETCLIPRIIEKITRHDIEQIKQVFRQYGGDAVGGLNRKLIMVDAKFHLRLAKYADNRVIFNILQDVFEKLYLKYRPEYLNPMEVREVTSERRRILGALGRGDAQTVVETNHKHIAASLERITSALRQREEIGLYPFSGAPRTGRNKAI, via the coding sequence GTGGCAATTCAGCAGAGAAAAACCAAAAGCGGGGTCTCCAACAGACGGGGAGTGGCCATCGAAAATGCCTATACCCTGATCAAACACTTGATCTATTACAACCTCCTAGCCCCCGGACAAAAAATTATCTATGGGGACATCAGCCGTCGCCTGAATACCAGTACCACGCCAGTAATGCAGGCGCTCAACCGGCTGGAGGCCAGCGGCTTCGTGACCTACGTGCCTAACCAAGGCTACTTCGTGGGAGAGATCACCATGGACGAGACTTTGGAGTTGTTCGAAGCTCGCGAGGCAATGGAAACCTGCTTGATCCCGCGTATCATCGAAAAAATAACCCGACATGACATTGAACAGATCAAGCAGGTATTTCGCCAGTACGGTGGTGACGCCGTAGGCGGCCTTAACCGAAAGTTGATTATGGTGGACGCAAAGTTTCACTTGAGGCTGGCCAAGTATGCCGACAACCGGGTCATTTTTAACATTCTGCAGGACGTCTTTGAAAAGCTGTACCTGAAGTACCGCCCCGAATACCTCAATCCCATGGAAGTGCGCGAGGTGACCTCAGAACGCCGCCGCATTCTTGGCGCTTTGGGTAGAGGAGACGCCCAGACGGTCGTTGAAACTAACCATAAGCATATCGCCGCCAGTCTGGAGCGCATAACCTCCGCTCTGCGCCAACGTGAAGAAATTGGCCTTTATCCCTTTTCTGGTGCCCCGAGGACCGGCAGGAATAAAGCGATTTAA
- a CDS encoding enoyl-CoA hydratase/isomerase family protein, with protein MDYQNIIFKVEDNIGQLIVNRPEARNALNRAARLEMADVLAKVQADPSIKVLVVSGAGEKAFVAGSDVKELAQYSPLDMEHFMDTLAQGFYSRFERLDRPVIAMIDGLCLGGGLEFALACDLRFASDRSLLGLPEIRLGIMPGGGGTQRLPRLVGVAKTKELIFTGEFIKADEAERLGIVNRVFPAEELEEQVMAVAKKITAKSSLALKWAKKAINASQETGLRAGLDYEAMVECLLFTSEDRHEGIKALFEKREPKFQGK; from the coding sequence ATGGATTACCAAAACATCATTTTCAAAGTGGAAGACAATATCGGCCAGCTGATCGTAAACCGGCCGGAAGCACGCAACGCGCTCAACCGGGCTGCCCGCTTGGAAATGGCAGACGTGTTGGCCAAGGTGCAGGCTGACCCTTCTATAAAGGTATTGGTGGTGTCCGGGGCCGGGGAAAAGGCTTTCGTGGCCGGCTCGGATGTTAAGGAGTTGGCTCAGTACAGCCCGCTGGACATGGAGCACTTCATGGACACACTGGCTCAGGGTTTCTATTCGCGGTTTGAGCGTCTAGACCGCCCGGTGATCGCCATGATTGACGGGCTATGCCTGGGGGGAGGGCTTGAGTTTGCCCTGGCCTGCGACCTGCGCTTTGCCTCGGATCGCTCCCTGCTGGGTCTACCCGAGATACGTCTCGGCATCATGCCGGGGGGAGGAGGGACCCAGCGCCTACCGCGCTTAGTGGGCGTGGCTAAGACCAAGGAGCTTATCTTCACCGGCGAGTTTATCAAGGCCGATGAGGCTGAGCGCCTCGGCATCGTCAACCGCGTCTTTCCGGCCGAGGAACTGGAGGAGCAGGTTATGGCCGTGGCCAAGAAGATCACGGCCAAAAGCAGCCTGGCTCTCAAGTGGGCCAAAAAAGCTATCAACGCCTCACAGGAGACCGGTCTGAGGGCTGGGCTGGACTACGAGGCCATGGTGGAATGTCTTTTGTTCACCAGCGAAGACCGGCATGAGGGCATTAAGGCCCTATTCGAAAAACGCGAACCCAAGTTCCAGGGCAAGTGA
- a CDS encoding acyl-CoA dehydrogenase family protein gives MQYNTSELTEEQRIFQDMMTDFADEVLAPMVDEAEETGNTPLELFTKMAEMGFLCPRYPEDLGGGGADKLTECIMIEQVCRVDAGFCGAIVAHSGLGTMPIFLHGSDEQKEKYLIPAIQGKKIAAFGLTEPNVGSDAASIQTRAVRDGDEYVINGTKMFITNATICDYVIVAAYTQPDKRGLGINLFLVDKGTPGFTVSKKLDKVGNHAAETGELVFEDCRVPAENLIGGKECGGFQQLESTLISGRITYGARCLGTAQSAYDLTVEYAKQRVQFGKPIIKFQNTSFKLAEMATYIDVMRTYVWRVARLYEAGANVKKESSMVKLFCAELLQNITNAGMQIHGGYGYMMEYPIQRHWRDGRLYTVTEGTSEVQRIVISKECGF, from the coding sequence ATGCAGTACAACACTTCTGAGCTCACCGAGGAGCAAAGAATATTCCAGGATATGATGACTGACTTCGCCGATGAGGTCCTTGCCCCCATGGTCGACGAGGCGGAAGAGACTGGCAATACCCCCCTGGAACTTTTCACCAAGATGGCCGAGATGGGCTTTTTGTGTCCCCGCTATCCGGAAGACCTGGGCGGCGGTGGTGCGGACAAGCTCACCGAGTGCATCATGATCGAGCAGGTCTGTCGGGTGGACGCGGGCTTCTGTGGGGCCATCGTGGCCCATAGCGGCCTGGGCACCATGCCCATCTTTCTGCATGGTTCCGACGAGCAGAAAGAGAAATACCTGATACCGGCAATCCAGGGCAAAAAAATCGCCGCTTTCGGTCTCACCGAACCCAACGTGGGCTCCGATGCCGCATCCATCCAAACCCGGGCGGTGCGAGACGGCGACGAGTACGTGATCAACGGCACCAAGATGTTTATCACCAACGCGACCATCTGCGATTACGTCATTGTGGCCGCCTACACCCAGCCTGACAAGCGGGGCTTGGGCATCAACCTTTTCCTGGTGGATAAGGGCACCCCCGGCTTCACGGTCAGCAAAAAGCTGGACAAGGTGGGCAACCACGCCGCGGAGACCGGCGAGTTGGTGTTCGAGGACTGCCGCGTCCCAGCCGAAAATCTCATCGGCGGCAAGGAGTGCGGCGGCTTCCAGCAGTTGGAATCCACCCTCATATCAGGGCGCATCACCTATGGCGCGCGCTGTCTGGGCACGGCGCAGTCCGCCTACGACCTGACCGTGGAGTACGCCAAGCAGCGGGTTCAGTTCGGCAAGCCCATCATTAAATTTCAGAACACCTCCTTTAAACTGGCCGAGATGGCTACCTACATTGATGTGATGCGCACCTACGTTTGGCGTGTGGCTCGTTTGTACGAGGCCGGGGCCAACGTAAAGAAGGAGTCTTCCATGGTCAAGCTGTTTTGCGCCGAACTGCTTCAGAATATCACCAACGCCGGCATGCAGATTCACGGCGGCTACGGCTACATGATGGAGTACCCCATACAGCGTCATTGGCGCGACGGCCGCCTGTACACGGTGACCGAGGGCACCTCCGAGGTGCAGCGCATAGTCATCTCCAAAGAGTGCGGATTCTAG